One Enterococcus silesiacus genomic window carries:
- a CDS encoding spermidine/putrescine ABC transporter ATP-binding protein produces the protein MSLLKTEHISFQIEEQTILSDITISFDKGSHTTITGPSGSGKSTLLKLLASLLTPTKGKVLLNDQDIMALAPENYRMKVSYCFQQPSLFGETVRDNFMFPYEVRKKDFQKSHILELLKEVKLPKSYLDKKITELSGGEKQRVALIRNVIFLPEVLLLDEVTAGLDEESKAIVNQWLLQLNQEKGITLIRVTHDAQEIAQSAIVKKIVAGRLEEA, from the coding sequence ATAAGCTTGTTAAAAACTGAACATATATCTTTTCAAATAGAAGAGCAAACGATTCTAAGCGATATTACAATCTCTTTTGACAAAGGAAGCCACACCACTATTACCGGACCCTCTGGCAGTGGGAAAAGCACCTTACTTAAGTTACTAGCTTCTTTATTGACACCAACTAAAGGAAAAGTTCTCCTGAATGATCAGGATATCATGGCGCTTGCACCAGAAAATTACCGTATGAAAGTGTCATACTGTTTTCAGCAACCATCCTTATTTGGTGAAACCGTACGAGACAATTTTATGTTTCCTTATGAGGTTCGCAAAAAAGATTTTCAAAAGAGTCACATACTAGAGTTATTAAAGGAAGTAAAACTTCCTAAAAGCTATCTCGATAAAAAAATCACCGAATTATCGGGTGGAGAAAAACAGCGGGTGGCATTGATTCGTAATGTGATATTTTTACCAGAAGTCCTGCTTTTAGACGAGGTAACGGCAGGATTGGATGAAGAAAGCAAAGCAATCGTCAATCAATGGCTGTTGCAATTGAATCAAGAGAAAGGCATTACATTGATCCGAGTGACTCATGATGCACAAGAAATTGCCCAATCAGCGATTGTCAAAAAAATTGTAGCTGGCAGATTGGAGGAAGCCTAA